A stretch of the Cottoperca gobio chromosome 2, fCotGob3.1, whole genome shotgun sequence genome encodes the following:
- the LOC115019035 gene encoding LOW QUALITY PROTEIN: carboxy-terminal domain RNA polymerase II polypeptide A small phosphatase 1-like (The sequence of the model RefSeq protein was modified relative to this genomic sequence to represent the inferred CDS: deleted 1 base in 1 codon), with translation MDSPSSIITQVSRDEEGTKAAGERGSSPSLSCKKPRSRGFFSSLFCCVCRDQPDPPPVNNNAPLLVEENGTVSKVKPLLHPVKSKDSGKICVVIDLDETLVHSSFKPVNNADFIIPVEIDGTVHQVYVLKRPHVDEFLKRMGELFECILFTASLAKYADPVSDLLDKRGAFRSRLFRESCVFYRGNYVKDLSRLGRDLNKVIIVDNSPASYIFHPDNAVPVASWFDDMSDTELLDLLPFFERLSKVDNVYTVLKHQGTES, from the exons ATGGACTCTCCGTCCTCAATAATCACCCAAGTCAGCCGGGATGAAGAGGGGACTAAAGCCGCGGGGGAGAGGG gtTCTTCACCTTCTCTGTCCTGCAAGAAGCCCAGGAGCAGAGGCTTCTTCTCCAGCCTGTTCTGCTGCGTGTGTCGAGACCAGCCCGACCCGCCGCCGGTCAACAACAACGCT CCTCTGCTGGTGGAGGAGAACGGAACCGTCTCCAAG GTGAAGCCACTGCTGCATCCGGTGAAGTCAAAAGACTCTGGAAAGATCTGTGTGGTTATAGATCTGGATGAGACGTTAGTTCACAGCTCTTTTAAG CCTGTGAACAATGCAGATTTCATCATTCCTGTGGAAATAGATGGAACGGTACACCAG GTGTATGTCCTGAAGCGGCCCCACGTCGACGAGTTCCTGAAGAGAATGGGGGAACTGTTCGAGTGCATCCTGTTCACCGCCAGTTTAGCCAAG tatGCAGACCCCGTCTCTGACCTCCTGGACAAGAGGGGCGCTTTCCGCTCCCGCCTGTTCCGGGAGTCGTGCGTCTTCTACCGAGGGAACTACGTCAAGGACCTGAGTCGCCTGGGTCGCGACCTAAACAAGGTCATCATCGTGGACAACTCCCCGGCCTCCTACATCTTCCACCCCGACAATGCA GTGCCCGTGGCCTCGTGGTTCGACGACATGTCCGACACGGAGCTTCTGGACCTCCTGCCCTTCTTCGAGAGGTTGAGCAAAGTGGATAACGTCTACACAGTCCTCAAGCACCAAGGCACCGAGAGCTAA
- the LOC115017734 gene encoding obscurin-like, giving the protein MSVVGTVRQILQVCCCPTGTKHFLLMCNVKAEDAGEIRFVARDVESTAYLEVEELPLSIVKPLRDRTALEKHRVILECTVSTPRSSATWYKGKEELVPSDRLEILADGCSHKLVIQQVAMEDEGTYSIEVGEHTSKAKLMVESQALVMVKELEDEEVTEPEAASFQCEVSVDINKPPLWTLNGETLQTGPSVRLENHGTVHKLTLKNTSMDMSGVVKFTMGKAKSSATLTVKEK; this is encoded by the exons ATGTCGGTGGTTGGGACAGTAAGACAA ATTCTACAAGTCTGTTGTTGTCCTACAGGGACCAAACACTTCCTACTGATGTGTAACGTTAAAGCTGAGGATGCTGGGGAAATCCGCTTTGTAGCCAGGGATGTTGAATCTACAGCTTACCTTGAGGTAGAAG AACTCCCTCTTTCTATTGTAAAACCCCTGCGAGATCGAACAGCCCTGGAGAAACACCGCGTGATCCTTGAATGCACCGTTTCCACGCCTCGCTCCAGCGCAACCTGGTACAAGGGCAAGGAGGAACTGGTTCCCTCAGATCGATTGGAGATCCTTGCCGACGGCTGCTCCCACAAACTTGTGATCCAGCAGGTGGCTATGGAGGATGAGGGCACCTACAGCATCGAAGTTGGAGAGCACACATCCAAAGCCAAACTGATGGTGGAAT CCCAAGCCCTTGTAATGGTCAAAGAGCTCGAAGATGAGGAGGTAACTGAGCCTGAGGCCGCATCTTTCCAGTGTGAGGTGTCTGTCGACATAAACAAGCCTCCCCTTTGGACTCTGAATGGAGAGACCCTTCAGACGGGTCCCTCTGTCCGCCTGGAAAACCACGGGACGGTCCACAAACTCACCCTGAAAAACACCAGCATGGACATGAGTGGGGTGGTGAAGTTTACTATGGGCAAGGCAAAGAGCAGTGCCACACTCACTGTAAAGgaaaagtag